Proteins co-encoded in one Kribbella solani genomic window:
- a CDS encoding zinc-binding dehydrogenase: MRAAVVTEFGGPDVIETRELPDPVPAAGQVLVEVGYADVIFVETAIRRGEHGKFFDVQPPYVPGGALGGTVRAVGPDVPADWIGKTVVGRAIGFGAQAELALTTTDLVEVPPELDLQTALAVYGDGFTALMLEQLAPPMAGQDVLVTASAGGMGLLLIQLAHQAGAQVIAAARGDEKLELSRTQGADVLVDYSRPGWEKDVLEATGNRGAGIVFDGAGGELGAAAFRAAADGGWMSAHGAPSGGFAAIDPDEAVRRGITVKGIMDLRADSTTTTVTGADVIARAAAGDLKPVVDQVYDLEHVADAHRALEGRTLRGKALIRVSR; the protein is encoded by the coding sequence ATGCGTGCAGCAGTAGTGACCGAGTTCGGCGGTCCGGACGTGATCGAGACCCGTGAGCTTCCGGACCCGGTGCCCGCCGCCGGACAGGTGCTGGTGGAAGTCGGGTACGCCGATGTGATCTTCGTCGAGACCGCGATCCGCCGCGGGGAGCACGGCAAGTTCTTCGACGTCCAGCCACCGTACGTTCCCGGTGGCGCGCTGGGTGGCACGGTCCGCGCGGTCGGCCCGGACGTACCGGCGGACTGGATCGGAAAGACCGTCGTCGGCCGCGCTATCGGGTTCGGGGCGCAGGCCGAGTTGGCGCTGACGACGACCGATCTGGTCGAGGTACCGCCCGAGTTGGACCTCCAGACCGCGCTCGCGGTGTACGGCGACGGTTTCACGGCCCTCATGCTCGAACAGCTCGCCCCGCCGATGGCCGGCCAGGACGTACTAGTGACAGCGTCTGCCGGCGGCATGGGCCTACTACTGATCCAACTGGCCCACCAAGCCGGTGCGCAGGTGATCGCGGCCGCCCGGGGCGACGAGAAGCTGGAGCTGAGTCGTACGCAGGGTGCGGACGTACTTGTCGACTACAGCCGCCCAGGCTGGGAGAAGGACGTACTAGAGGCGACCGGCAACCGGGGCGCCGGCATCGTGTTCGACGGCGCTGGTGGCGAACTTGGCGCGGCCGCGTTCCGGGCCGCCGCGGACGGCGGATGGATGTCAGCGCATGGTGCTCCGAGTGGTGGTTTCGCCGCCATCGACCCGGACGAAGCGGTACGCCGTGGCATCACCGTCAAGGGGATCATGGACCTGCGCGCCGACAGTACGACCACAACGGTCACCGGCGCTGATGTCATCGCCCGAGCAGCAGCCGGCGACCTGAAGCCGGTAGTCGACCAGGTATACGACTTGGAGCACGTGGCTGACGCGCACCGCGCACTAGAGGGTCGCACCCTCCGCGGCAAGGCCCTGATCAGAGTCAGTCGCTGA